A region from the Kribbella shirazensis genome encodes:
- a CDS encoding SigE family RNA polymerase sigma factor yields the protein MNSEAESDYTDFVTHHANAMWRTAYLLCGDRRRAEDATQEALLRLYRRWPRLYRKKGMVSYARKVVVSTTLDALRRRSSGELVGGASYFAAQADPADHVGRIEDRLMITEALAGLPDRQRACVVLRYFDELSVDETADVLGCRPGTVKSQTLRALEKLRTHPALADLDPAELGA from the coding sequence GTGAACAGCGAGGCGGAGAGCGATTACACCGACTTCGTGACCCATCACGCCAACGCGATGTGGCGAACGGCGTACCTGCTCTGCGGTGATCGGCGGCGCGCGGAGGACGCGACGCAGGAGGCGCTGCTCCGGCTGTACCGCCGCTGGCCGAGGCTCTACCGCAAGAAGGGCATGGTCAGCTATGCGCGCAAGGTCGTCGTCTCGACGACCCTCGACGCACTCCGCCGCCGGTCCAGCGGCGAACTCGTGGGCGGCGCCTCCTACTTCGCCGCCCAAGCCGATCCGGCCGATCACGTCGGCCGGATCGAAGACCGCCTGATGATCACCGAGGCGCTCGCGGGACTTCCGGACCGGCAGCGAGCATGCGTCGTACTGCGGTACTTCGACGAGCTGTCCGTCGACGAGACCGCCGACGTGCTCGGCTGCCGCCCCGGGACCGTCAAGAGTCAGACCCTGCGCGCGCTCGAGAAGCTCCGTACGCACCCGGCGCTCGCCGATCTCGACCCCGCGGAACTGGGAGCCTGA
- a CDS encoding pyridoxal phosphate-dependent decarboxylase family protein → MIDWEGPLTAAYERATRYLNELPERRVGPRATAGELHDALGGPLPTDPTDPLEVIADLADGVDGGLLPSGSGRFFGFVFGGATPASLAADWLTSTWDQNAGLYAASPAAAVVEDVTARWLVELFGLPGGTSVGFVTGAQMANFTALAAARHEVLRNAGWDVERDGLIGAPPIRVLAGAERHDTIDRALRFLGLGTNCIVPVAVDEQGRMLTDALAEALRDDAAWRGTRGGGVIPTIVCAQVGNVNTGAFDPVRTICDLAHQHQAWVHVDGAFGLWASVSQQLSPLLDGIELADSWATDAHKWLNVPYDSGIVLCAHPEAHRAAMSIRAAYLIQDEAGERDPLDYNPEFSRRARGIPVYAAVRALGRTGIAEIVDRCHAMANRFADALRADGVEVLNEVVLNQVLVRFGDDDAVTRRVVAEVQDEGTCWMSGTTWHGKAAMRISVTNWTTGPDDIDRSAETILKIFRKVS, encoded by the coding sequence ATGATCGACTGGGAGGGACCGCTGACCGCGGCGTACGAGCGGGCGACGCGCTATCTGAACGAGCTTCCGGAGCGACGAGTCGGCCCGCGGGCGACCGCCGGCGAGCTCCATGACGCACTCGGCGGCCCGCTGCCGACCGACCCGACGGACCCGCTCGAGGTCATCGCGGACCTCGCGGACGGTGTCGACGGCGGCCTGCTGCCCAGCGGGAGCGGCCGGTTCTTCGGGTTCGTGTTCGGCGGCGCCACGCCGGCGTCGCTCGCTGCCGACTGGCTGACGTCGACCTGGGACCAGAACGCGGGCCTGTACGCCGCCTCGCCCGCGGCCGCCGTGGTCGAGGACGTCACCGCGCGCTGGCTGGTCGAGCTCTTCGGGCTGCCAGGCGGTACGTCGGTCGGCTTCGTCACCGGTGCGCAGATGGCGAACTTCACCGCGCTCGCCGCCGCGCGCCACGAGGTACTGCGCAACGCCGGGTGGGACGTCGAGCGCGACGGGCTGATCGGTGCGCCGCCGATCCGCGTGCTGGCCGGGGCGGAACGGCACGACACTATCGATCGGGCGCTGCGGTTCCTGGGCCTGGGGACGAACTGCATCGTGCCGGTCGCGGTCGACGAGCAGGGCCGGATGCTCACCGACGCACTCGCGGAGGCGCTCCGCGACGACGCCGCCTGGCGCGGGACGCGTGGCGGCGGGGTGATTCCGACGATCGTCTGTGCGCAGGTCGGCAATGTGAACACCGGCGCGTTCGACCCGGTTCGCACCATCTGTGACCTCGCCCATCAGCACCAGGCATGGGTGCACGTCGACGGCGCGTTCGGGCTCTGGGCGTCGGTCAGCCAACAACTGAGTCCGCTGCTCGACGGGATCGAGCTCGCCGACTCGTGGGCGACGGACGCGCACAAGTGGCTCAACGTGCCGTATGACTCCGGCATCGTCCTCTGCGCCCACCCCGAGGCGCATCGTGCCGCGATGTCGATCCGCGCGGCGTACCTGATCCAGGACGAGGCCGGCGAACGCGACCCGCTCGACTACAACCCGGAATTCTCGCGGCGCGCCCGCGGCATCCCGGTGTACGCCGCCGTACGCGCGCTCGGACGCACCGGCATCGCGGAGATCGTCGACCGCTGTCACGCCATGGCCAACCGGTTCGCCGACGCGCTACGGGCCGACGGAGTCGAGGTGCTCAACGAGGTCGTGCTGAACCAGGTGCTGGTCCGCTTCGGGGACGACGACGCCGTCACCCGCCGCGTGGTCGCCGAGGTCCAGGACGAGGGCACCTGCTGGATGTCGGGCACCACGTGGCACGGAAAGGCCGCGATGCGGATCTCGGTCACCAACTGGACCACCGGCCCCGACGACATCGACCGCTCGGCGGAAACGATCCTCAAGATCTTCCGGAAAGTTTCCTGA
- a CDS encoding LuxR C-terminal-related transcriptional regulator has protein sequence MTEPSGREAEVLAAIGAGLSNARIASRLHISIRTVEGHVSSLLRKYGVSSRSELAALSGTGAAGGAPTPGMIIGLPPARTSFVGRVRERAELLDLLASARLVTLLGPGGIGKTRLATVVAEAAGPTYPFGGVFVDLVPAQDGSVPQAVAAALEVAESPGKSLEAAIIGRLERGPFLLVLDNCEHVVDGVAAFADAVLAASPGTTILATSRERLAIPGEQTYHLGPLPLDSDAEQLFADRAAAVGPDDATDPAVVAELCARLDGLPLAIELAAARRRAMGELGLVVGLGDSLRLLAGGRGSTVRHRSLRSVIGWSHDLLDADEQRLLRRLGVFAGGFDLAAVAAVAELESASAADLLGRLADQSLLIPAQAGGQWRMLATIRAYAVEQLRASRDYADTLARHRQWAISVADDLRDRLDGHWESDFDAVADDLRAALATDDADGKLLTHRLARGLGCLTFARRFFAEAEQHYLAAAECAPTAAEALLDSRNAAAAALKVSGRTQASQHLLAAAERAGDDANVRAQALALSVSLMHRYGAEHTEVTADRTSALLATARGLFDGAGDPTTRAMIEAARAWNAAPDLTHPAPDTGLARVAVDAARDAGDPVLLLGALDALGGAVAGEGRLAEAHLISQQRLPLLAEIPRHEPYAEIEVVDALLMAATHAVGAADYAAVLAGSYPFMEASKVLALSCTGRFAEATGIAESEWENWIRNGSPPLRWMSPQAAAAALVHGLLGHPKEEENWRARALEIARVTDAAEVPHLAAIDAYVDARLAIHRGSAADVEDLVRRAVADLPEPWYAPYAKVAGVELAVVAGLPTAADLLGAAGSVRTTSDWAAAGILRAEGRLTGDLSAYTEAADLYDGIGARFERACTLLLLPDRAAEGRAEMVALGATIAVDWSAGIHWPARCHNQTGPR, from the coding sequence GTGACTGAGCCGTCCGGGCGTGAGGCGGAGGTCCTCGCCGCGATCGGAGCGGGGCTGTCGAACGCTCGGATCGCGAGCCGTTTGCACATCTCGATCCGTACCGTCGAGGGACATGTCTCCTCGCTGCTGCGCAAGTACGGCGTGAGCAGCCGCAGCGAGTTGGCGGCGCTGTCCGGTACCGGGGCTGCGGGTGGCGCGCCGACCCCGGGAATGATCATCGGCCTACCGCCGGCCCGGACATCATTTGTCGGGCGGGTCAGGGAACGGGCCGAGCTGCTGGACCTGCTCGCGTCTGCCCGCCTGGTGACACTGCTAGGACCGGGCGGCATCGGCAAGACTCGGCTGGCCACGGTGGTGGCGGAGGCGGCGGGTCCGACGTACCCGTTCGGCGGGGTGTTCGTGGATCTCGTGCCGGCGCAGGATGGCTCGGTACCACAGGCGGTGGCGGCTGCCCTGGAGGTGGCCGAGAGCCCGGGAAAGTCGCTGGAGGCCGCGATCATCGGCCGGCTCGAGCGCGGCCCCTTCCTGCTGGTGCTGGACAACTGTGAGCACGTGGTGGACGGGGTCGCCGCCTTCGCGGACGCAGTACTGGCTGCCAGTCCTGGCACCACGATCCTTGCGACCAGCAGGGAGCGGCTCGCCATCCCGGGAGAGCAGACGTATCACCTCGGGCCGCTTCCTTTGGACTCGGACGCCGAGCAGTTGTTCGCGGATCGGGCCGCGGCGGTGGGTCCGGATGACGCCACCGATCCAGCGGTGGTGGCCGAGCTGTGTGCTCGGCTGGATGGGTTGCCGCTCGCGATCGAGCTGGCGGCTGCGCGGCGGCGGGCGATGGGGGAGCTCGGCCTGGTCGTGGGCCTGGGGGACTCCTTGCGGCTCCTTGCAGGTGGTCGCGGCTCGACGGTGCGGCATCGGTCTCTTCGTTCGGTCATCGGCTGGAGCCATGACCTGCTGGATGCGGACGAACAGCGGTTGCTCCGGCGGTTGGGGGTGTTCGCCGGTGGGTTCGATCTTGCGGCTGTGGCCGCGGTCGCGGAGCTGGAATCAGCGTCGGCGGCTGACCTTCTTGGCCGGTTGGCTGACCAGAGCTTGCTGATCCCGGCCCAGGCCGGCGGCCAGTGGCGGATGCTGGCGACCATCCGTGCGTACGCGGTCGAGCAGCTGCGCGCCAGCCGGGACTACGCCGACACGCTCGCTCGGCACCGCCAGTGGGCGATCTCCGTGGCGGATGACCTGCGAGACCGCTTGGACGGCCACTGGGAGAGCGATTTCGACGCTGTCGCCGACGACCTTCGCGCCGCTCTTGCCACCGACGACGCGGATGGCAAGCTGCTGACGCATCGCTTGGCGCGAGGACTGGGGTGCTTGACGTTCGCCCGTAGGTTCTTCGCCGAGGCCGAGCAGCACTACCTGGCTGCGGCAGAGTGCGCGCCGACGGCGGCGGAAGCGTTGCTGGACAGCCGGAACGCGGCTGCGGCCGCCTTGAAGGTATCTGGCCGGACGCAGGCGAGCCAGCACCTTCTGGCCGCCGCAGAGCGCGCTGGCGATGATGCGAACGTTCGCGCTCAGGCGCTGGCTCTCTCGGTGAGTCTGATGCATCGCTACGGCGCCGAGCACACCGAAGTCACCGCGGACCGTACGTCGGCGCTACTGGCGACGGCGCGGGGACTCTTCGACGGTGCGGGCGATCCCACGACCCGGGCGATGATCGAGGCCGCGCGTGCCTGGAATGCGGCCCCCGACCTGACGCATCCAGCACCCGACACCGGGTTGGCTCGGGTCGCCGTGGACGCCGCGCGGGATGCAGGCGACCCGGTGCTCCTCCTGGGAGCTCTCGACGCTCTTGGCGGGGCGGTCGCCGGCGAAGGTCGGCTGGCCGAGGCCCACCTGATCTCCCAACAACGACTGCCCCTGCTGGCCGAGATCCCTCGGCACGAACCGTACGCGGAGATCGAGGTCGTGGATGCCCTCCTGATGGCAGCCACTCACGCAGTCGGTGCCGCCGACTACGCGGCCGTGCTGGCCGGCTCGTACCCGTTCATGGAAGCCAGTAAGGTGCTCGCCCTCAGTTGCACGGGCCGGTTTGCCGAGGCTACCGGCATCGCGGAGTCAGAGTGGGAGAACTGGATCCGCAACGGTTCACCACCACTGCGCTGGATGTCGCCGCAGGCGGCCGCGGCTGCGCTTGTCCACGGCCTGCTCGGGCATCCGAAAGAGGAGGAAAACTGGCGGGCGCGCGCACTGGAGATCGCGAGGGTCACCGATGCGGCCGAGGTTCCGCATCTGGCCGCCATTGACGCGTACGTCGACGCCCGCTTGGCGATCCATCGTGGATCGGCCGCGGACGTGGAGGACCTGGTACGCCGTGCCGTGGCCGACCTGCCGGAGCCCTGGTACGCGCCGTACGCCAAGGTCGCTGGTGTCGAACTCGCCGTGGTGGCCGGCTTGCCGACGGCCGCTGACCTCCTGGGGGCCGCCGGGTCCGTCCGGACGACAAGCGACTGGGCAGCTGCGGGCATTCTCCGCGCGGAAGGCAGACTGACCGGCGACCTGTCGGCCTACACCGAGGCAGCTGACCTGTACGACGGGATCGGTGCCCGGTTCGAGCGGGCATGCACCTTGCTGCTGCTGCCGGACCGCGCCGCTGAGGGGCGGGCCGAGATGGTCGCCTTGGGAGCGACCATTGCTGTCGACTGGAGTGCGGGCATCCATTGGCCGGCGCGGTGCCACAACCAGACAGGACCTAGATGA
- a CDS encoding dihydrofolate reductase family protein → MSKVFTQASVSLDGFIAGPGHSGFDKLFAWCRAGDVETPSEDPERLIYRTNAATAAYLREMMEGTGALVVGRTLYDMTNGWDGKHPGGLPVFVVTHRAPDEPIETETPFTFVTDGIESAIEQARMVAGDKAVGVGPGSTVGQAITAGLLDEIRLDLVPLILGAGTPMLTGISDQLALSNPEIIAGQGVTHLIYSC, encoded by the coding sequence ATGAGCAAGGTCTTCACCCAGGCATCGGTATCCCTGGACGGATTCATCGCCGGCCCCGGGCACAGCGGGTTCGACAAGTTGTTCGCCTGGTGCCGAGCCGGCGACGTCGAGACGCCGTCGGAGGATCCGGAGCGGCTGATCTATCGCACCAACGCGGCGACGGCGGCATACCTGCGCGAAATGATGGAGGGCACCGGAGCGCTGGTCGTCGGCCGCACCCTCTACGACATGACCAACGGCTGGGACGGCAAGCATCCGGGCGGGCTGCCGGTGTTCGTGGTGACCCACCGCGCTCCGGACGAGCCGATCGAGACCGAAACCCCGTTCACCTTCGTGACCGACGGGATCGAGAGCGCGATCGAGCAGGCGAGAATGGTCGCCGGTGACAAGGCGGTCGGGGTCGGCCCGGGCTCGACCGTCGGCCAGGCGATCACGGCCGGGCTGCTCGACGAGATCCGCCTCGACCTGGTGCCGCTGATCCTCGGCGCCGGCACACCGATGCTCACGGGGATCAGCGACCAGCTCGCCCTGTCCAACCCTGAGATCATCGCCGGCCAGGGCGTCACCCACCTCATCTACAGCTGCTAG
- a CDS encoding SDR family NAD(P)-dependent oxidoreductase translates to MLLQNKNAIVYGAGGSIGRGVALEFAREGARVFLAGRTPDTLEKVAAEIAAAGGTADVAVLDAYDEQAVDRHVQVVAEQGGSLDVSLNLATRGDAQGTPLLDMTAEHFVRPVTNGLTTNFITARAAARVMVKQGSGVVLALNSGSAVGSPMMGGTGPADASIDTFIRNLAAEVGPHGVRVLGIWTSGVEDALTPAKLAAVNPNLQLDEVGLRGLQETLAGMRTLRRSPRVAQVAATAAFLVSDRAAAITGGFVDVSSGIS, encoded by the coding sequence ATGCTGCTGCAGAACAAGAACGCGATCGTGTACGGCGCCGGCGGCTCGATCGGCCGCGGGGTCGCGCTGGAGTTCGCCCGGGAAGGAGCCCGGGTCTTCCTGGCCGGGCGGACACCGGACACCCTGGAGAAGGTGGCGGCGGAGATCGCTGCGGCCGGAGGTACCGCCGACGTCGCCGTACTCGACGCCTATGACGAGCAGGCGGTCGACCGTCACGTCCAGGTCGTTGCCGAGCAGGGCGGCAGCCTCGACGTGTCGCTGAACCTGGCCACCCGTGGCGATGCTCAGGGCACGCCGTTGCTCGACATGACCGCCGAGCACTTCGTCCGGCCTGTCACCAACGGACTCACCACGAACTTCATCACCGCCCGGGCCGCCGCGCGGGTGATGGTCAAGCAGGGCTCCGGCGTGGTGCTCGCGCTGAACAGCGGGTCGGCCGTCGGCAGCCCGATGATGGGCGGCACCGGTCCGGCCGACGCCTCGATCGACACCTTCATCCGCAACCTCGCCGCCGAGGTCGGTCCGCACGGGGTCCGGGTGCTGGGGATCTGGACCTCGGGCGTCGAGGACGCACTGACCCCGGCGAAGCTCGCGGCCGTCAACCCGAACCTGCAACTCGACGAGGTCGGGCTCCGCGGCCTCCAGGAGACCCTCGCTGGGATGCGGACGCTGCGTCGGTCGCCCCGGGTGGCGCAGGTCGCCGCCACTGCAGCCTTCCTCGTCTCGGATCGCGCCGCAGCCATTACCGGCGGCTTCGTCGACGTCTCCAGCGGCATCAGCTGA
- a CDS encoding GIY-YIG nuclease family protein codes for MIRSVRALPTGPGVYRFRDDGGKVLYIGRARNLRRRVQSYWVNLGDRPHLARMVRRIARVEGVWCDSDHEAAWLERNLLEHSKPRWNRVEGGAEVVGYIRLDDGSRPGLRFEHTVRGKALHFGPYLGGLRIRQAISGLHRVLPLQYTVEGDGSAEEFGRLFGIGPGDREALARTAIAVLERDPAAVDALRAELVRRRDRASAELRYEFAAKVQGEIEALDWIVAEQKVAWLEPRDAEVYGWADGVLVRFELRAGRMCTWTQRAVGETTARERVAATPELWRPFARRNAELAARLLSQ; via the coding sequence ATGATCCGCAGTGTCCGCGCGTTGCCGACCGGGCCGGGCGTGTACCGGTTCCGCGACGACGGCGGGAAGGTGCTGTACATCGGGCGGGCGCGGAACCTGCGCCGTCGCGTGCAGTCGTACTGGGTGAACCTCGGCGACCGCCCGCATCTGGCGCGGATGGTACGGCGGATCGCCCGGGTGGAAGGTGTCTGGTGCGACTCCGACCACGAAGCGGCATGGCTCGAACGCAATCTGCTCGAGCATTCCAAACCGCGCTGGAACCGCGTCGAGGGTGGCGCGGAGGTGGTCGGTTACATCCGCCTCGACGACGGATCCAGACCGGGCTTGCGTTTCGAGCACACGGTCCGCGGGAAAGCGCTGCATTTCGGGCCGTACCTCGGCGGACTGCGGATCCGGCAAGCGATTTCGGGGCTGCATCGGGTGCTGCCGTTGCAGTACACGGTCGAGGGTGATGGGTCGGCGGAGGAGTTCGGCCGGCTGTTCGGGATCGGTCCGGGGGACCGGGAGGCGCTGGCCCGGACGGCGATCGCCGTACTGGAACGGGATCCGGCCGCGGTCGACGCGTTGCGGGCCGAGCTTGTACGGCGACGCGATCGGGCGTCGGCGGAATTGCGGTACGAGTTCGCGGCGAAGGTACAAGGGGAGATCGAGGCGCTCGACTGGATCGTGGCGGAGCAGAAGGTCGCGTGGCTCGAGCCGCGGGACGCGGAGGTGTACGGGTGGGCGGACGGCGTGCTCGTGCGGTTCGAGCTGCGGGCGGGGCGGATGTGCACGTGGACGCAGCGCGCGGTGGGGGAGACGACGGCGCGGGAACGGGTGGCCGCGACGCCGGAGCTGTGGCGGCCGTTCGCCCGCCGGAACGCGGAGCTGGCGGCCCGACTGCTCAGTCAGTGA
- a CDS encoding MFS transporter, producing the protein MVVAAVNSLVMTMPGPVISLMADRLTGSQVSAGIAQTAIATGAVVASIPLAALSQRYGRRIGIAFGYLTGMLGALLVVSGAAAGSYLLLLPGGLAIGAAGAAGMQARFAALEVTDRSRYGQAIGAITLVSALGGTVGPLLAGLTERLTDSLPLYSGQFLVVAAGLGISTAAVLLGLRPGPSQYKCPVLRTTGRRFASIWAALRDPSARRAIVGLVTVHGIMISLMNMAAIHLHHGGATLNVVGLAFGVHVAAMFLPGPLVGYLVDRRGPALLLSAGLVLELLAAGLLATAPQHHAPAVTLGLVLLGLGWSCGYVAGSVQLTTATTPAKRIQVQGAADFLALLTAAGGALLAGTVVTTWGYTGLAYGAGAAALLALIVTTRSLWVEEP; encoded by the coding sequence ATGGTGGTAGCGGCGGTCAACTCGTTGGTGATGACCATGCCGGGGCCAGTGATCTCCCTCATGGCCGACCGGCTCACCGGCTCACAAGTGAGCGCCGGAATCGCCCAGACCGCGATCGCCACCGGCGCTGTCGTCGCAAGCATCCCGCTGGCCGCCCTCTCGCAACGCTACGGCCGGCGGATAGGCATCGCCTTCGGCTACCTCACCGGCATGCTCGGTGCCCTGCTCGTGGTGAGCGGCGCAGCAGCGGGCAGCTACCTGCTGCTGTTGCCTGGCGGACTAGCCATCGGTGCAGCAGGCGCCGCCGGCATGCAAGCACGATTCGCCGCGCTGGAAGTGACCGACCGAAGCCGGTACGGGCAAGCGATCGGCGCGATAACCCTTGTATCCGCACTAGGCGGCACGGTCGGCCCACTGCTGGCCGGGCTTACCGAGCGACTAACGGATTCCTTGCCCTTGTACAGCGGCCAATTCCTGGTCGTAGCCGCCGGCCTGGGGATCAGCACAGCAGCGGTACTGCTCGGCCTACGCCCTGGGCCTTCGCAGTACAAGTGTCCAGTACTGCGGACGACAGGCCGACGGTTCGCTTCGATCTGGGCGGCGCTGCGTGATCCGTCAGCCCGCCGAGCGATCGTCGGCCTGGTGACAGTCCACGGAATCATGATCTCGCTGATGAACATGGCTGCCATCCACTTGCACCACGGCGGAGCGACCCTGAACGTGGTCGGCCTGGCGTTCGGCGTACATGTGGCTGCCATGTTCCTGCCTGGACCGCTGGTCGGCTACCTCGTTGATCGGCGAGGGCCTGCCCTGCTGTTGAGTGCCGGGCTCGTACTCGAACTGCTGGCCGCGGGCTTGCTCGCAACAGCCCCGCAACACCATGCACCAGCCGTCACCCTCGGGCTGGTCCTGCTGGGTTTGGGTTGGTCCTGTGGCTATGTCGCCGGATCAGTTCAGTTGACCACGGCAACTACACCGGCCAAGCGGATCCAGGTCCAAGGCGCCGCAGACTTTCTGGCTCTGCTGACCGCTGCGGGAGGCGCACTGCTTGCCGGCACGGTGGTAACGACCTGGGGCTACACCGGCCTCGCGTACGGCGCCGGCGCCGCAGCACTGCTCGCCCTGATCGTGACGACCCGTTCACTGTGGGTCGAGGAACCCTGA
- a CDS encoding SecDF P1 head subdomain-containing protein, which produces MLLIVGGLVLLLVIVIAAAVVLIVNRADGNPTANQSTPTARTKPSDPAAVEFRRVLSAAPGSCPTPAPAGTACDDEGMRYKVGKVELDGSNVSEVKVALDAGSSGWYITVNLDPEGAKLFGKLTAGLAKQTPPTNQLAILVRGRVVAAPTVQSEISGGKLQITGSYTRDTAEALVAKITG; this is translated from the coding sequence GTGCTTTTGATCGTGGGTGGTCTCGTCCTGTTGCTCGTCATCGTGATCGCCGCCGCCGTGGTGCTGATCGTGAACCGCGCCGACGGCAACCCGACCGCCAACCAGTCCACTCCAACCGCCCGCACCAAGCCCTCGGATCCGGCCGCCGTCGAGTTCCGCCGCGTCCTCTCGGCAGCCCCCGGCTCCTGCCCGACGCCCGCACCGGCCGGTACGGCGTGCGACGACGAAGGGATGCGGTACAAGGTCGGCAAGGTCGAGCTCGACGGCAGCAACGTGTCCGAGGTGAAGGTAGCGCTCGACGCAGGCTCGAGCGGCTGGTACATCACCGTCAACCTCGACCCGGAAGGCGCCAAGCTGTTCGGGAAACTGACGGCGGGCCTCGCCAAGCAGACCCCACCCACGAACCAACTCGCCATCCTGGTCCGCGGCCGGGTGGTCGCCGCACCCACCGTCCAGTCCGAGATCTCCGGCGGCAAGCTCCAGATCACCGGCTCCTACACCCGCGATACCGCCGAGGCCCTGGTGGCCAAGATCACCGGCTAG
- a CDS encoding RNA methyltransferase encodes MDAKKSPRDKWITVYGRKPVLEALHDPKLSVAKVVLADNATGHSMQEILRAAEKYGTPVERATASRVKWLAGNGKHDQGVVADVDAPRMTPLEEFVRSRGKRPTNVFLLDGVTNPGNVGMILRTATGAGFDGVILPRAGTPHVGPLVIKASAGVAFQAPIVNTSTAKAAVELLRTAGYHVYGLSARSQDSLFKAELAPRAVYVLGGETNGITVATDSDLQIPLHAGVESLNVAVAAAIVAFEVTNR; translated from the coding sequence GTGGATGCGAAGAAGTCACCGCGGGACAAGTGGATCACCGTGTACGGGCGCAAGCCCGTGCTGGAGGCGTTGCACGATCCGAAGCTGTCGGTGGCGAAGGTGGTGCTCGCGGACAACGCGACCGGCCACTCGATGCAGGAGATCCTGCGAGCGGCGGAGAAGTACGGGACGCCGGTCGAGCGGGCGACCGCCAGCCGGGTGAAGTGGCTGGCTGGGAACGGCAAGCACGACCAGGGCGTGGTCGCGGACGTGGACGCGCCCCGGATGACCCCGCTGGAGGAGTTCGTGCGGAGCCGCGGAAAGCGGCCGACCAACGTTTTCCTGCTCGACGGCGTGACCAATCCCGGAAACGTCGGAATGATTCTGCGGACCGCGACCGGTGCCGGGTTCGACGGCGTGATCCTGCCGCGGGCCGGTACGCCGCACGTCGGGCCGCTGGTCATCAAGGCGTCGGCCGGTGTCGCCTTCCAGGCGCCGATCGTCAACACGTCGACCGCGAAGGCCGCGGTCGAGCTGCTGCGGACGGCCGGGTACCACGTGTACGGGCTCTCGGCGCGTTCGCAGGACTCGCTGTTCAAGGCCGAGCTCGCCCCGCGCGCGGTCTACGTGCTCGGCGGTGAGACCAACGGGATCACGGTCGCCACCGACTCGGACCTGCAGATCCCGCTGCACGCGGGCGTCGAGTCCCTGAACGTCGCCGTCGCCGCCGCAATCGTCGCCTTCGAGGTCACCAACCGCTGA
- a CDS encoding DUF4287 domain-containing protein, with product MSFQAYLDKIEEKTGKTPRELVDEAKRRGYGAEDVKAGVILDWLKTDYELGRGHGMALVHVIKNGPGISDKHVGSTGTHRDPSNQLWLDGKATNPALR from the coding sequence ATGTCGTTCCAGGCGTACTTGGACAAGATCGAGGAAAAGACCGGGAAGACCCCGCGTGAGCTGGTCGACGAGGCGAAGCGGCGCGGGTACGGCGCGGAGGACGTCAAGGCCGGGGTGATCCTCGACTGGCTGAAGACGGACTACGAGCTCGGCCGCGGTCACGGGATGGCGCTGGTGCACGTGATCAAGAACGGTCCAGGGATCAGCGACAAGCACGTGGGCAGCACCGGCACCCACCGCGACCCGAGCAACCAGCTGTGGCTGGATGGGAAGGCAACGAACCCGGCGCTACGGTAG